The Henckelia pumila isolate YLH828 chromosome 2, ASM3356847v2, whole genome shotgun sequence genome includes a window with the following:
- the LOC140880687 gene encoding transcription factor GTE4-like isoform X1, which yields MLSGGDEGSKDEEKLGERKVYSRKSFKGLKNNINTSNSTREPPKALAVVPDGLNSHKRLGNSSFDAGSDNFSSLNRDGLPGKGGVLRQEDKVWISLSMKSKSEALELRRKLEGERDMIRSLMRKIEANEGEKNVARAYGNSGGIKVTEGVGPARTSKPLKQLSVSVFENSKGGSESVEKEKRTPKANQMYRNSEFLLAKDKFPPPENNKKLKSSGKKGGTSETGHRSVSAKFPKQILKSCNALLERLMKHKHGWVFNTPVDAAGLGLHDYFEIIKKPMDLGTVKTRLNQSWYKSPVEFAEDVRLTFQNAMTYNPKEQDVYVMAQQLAQVFEEKWTLIEADCTRELKLAVDFDVGSPTTTSRKAPQQSKLAPDKKKTLDRSESTTYSAEPKRKLVNAAQSGKVTTPKKPKAKDLNKREMTYDEKQKLSINLQSLPSEKLENVVHIIRKRNPSVSQQDDEIEVDIDCVDTETLWELDRFITNYKKSLSKNKRLAESLNQSIAGPERNTQEKIPASVVTETPKERRKDEKKVATPPAQLEELGGNDKNQGASSSSASSGSSSSDSDGESSSGSESGRSPME from the exons ATGTTGAGTGGGGGAGATGAAGGGTCTAAAGATGAAGAAAAGTTGGGTGAGCGTAAGGTTTACTCGAGAAAGTCGTTTAAAGggttgaaaaataatataaacacTAGTAATTCTACTAGAGAACCTCCAAAAGCTCTAGCTGTGGTTCCTGATGGGTTGAACTCGCACAAAAGATTAGGAAACTCTAGTTTCGATGCGGGATCAGATAATTTTTCGAGTTTGAATCGGGATGGGTTGCCTGGGAAGGGTGGGGTTTTGAGGCAGGAAGATAAGGTTTGGATTAGTCTGTCTATGAAGTCGAAATCTGAGGCACTTGAGCTGAGGAGAAAACTGGAGGGTGAAAGGGATATGATACGAAGTTTAATGAGGAAGATTGAGGCGAATGAGGGAGAAAAGAATGTGGCACGTGCCTATGGAAATAGTGGTGGAATTAAAGTAACTGAGGGCGTGGGACCAGCTCGCACGTCGAAGCCGTTGAAACAGTTGAGTGTGTCGGTATTTGAGAATAGCAAAGGGGGAAGCGAGAGTGTAGAGAAAGAGAAGAGGACGCCCAAGGCCAATCAAATGTATAGGAATTCAGAGTTCTTGCTCGCAAAGGATAAGTTTCCTCCACCGGAAAATAACAAGAAATTGAAGTCTAGTGGGAAGAAAGGAGGAACGAGTGAAACGGGGCACAGATCCGTGTCAGCTAAGTTTCCGAAGCAAATACTTAAAAGTTGTAATGCGCTGTTGGAAAGATTGATGAAGCACAAGCATGGTTGGGTGTTTAATACCCCGGTTGATGCTGCTGGCCTTGGTTTGCACGActattttgaaattataaaaaaaccCATGGACCTTGGTACTGTGAAAACCAGGCTGAATCAGAGTTGGTACAAGTCTCCTGTAGAATTTGCTGAGGATGTAAGACTCACATTTCAAAATGCGATGACATATAACCCAAAGGAACAAGATGTTTATGTGATGGCTCAACAGTTGGCCCAGGTGTTTGAGGAGAAATGGACTCTCATAGAGGCTGATTGCACGCGGGAATTAAAGCTTGCTGTGGATTTTGATGTAGGGTCTCCTACAACTACCTCGCGGAAGGCTCCTCAACAGTCAAAATTAGCACCCGATAAGAAAAAAACTCTAGATAGATCAGAATCTACGACCTACTCTGCTGAGCCTAAACGAAAACTTGTGAACGCCGCCCAATCTGGTAAGGTTACTACTCCAAAGAAACCTAAGGCAAAAGATCTGAATAAAAGGGAGATGACATATGATGAAAAGCAAAAACTTAGCATAAATCTGCAGAGTCTACCTTCTGAGAAGCTTGAGAATGTTGTTCACATTATAAGGAAGAGGAATCCCTCGGTTTCACAGCAAGACGATGAGATCGAGGTTGACATAGACTGTGTTGATACTGAAACACTTTGGGAGCTTGATAGGTTTATTACCAATTACAAGAAGAGTTTGAGCAAAAACAAGAGACTTGCTGAATCTTTAAACCAATCGATTGCTGGTCCTGAGCGAAACACCCAAGAAAAG ATTCCTGCTTCGGTTGTTACGGAAACACCAAAAGAAAGAAGGAAAG ATGAAAAGAAAGTAGCCACACCTCCAGCTCAACTAGAAGAGCTTGGAGGAAATGATAAAAACCAAGGAGCAAGTAGCTCTAGTGCTAGTTCAGGATCTTCATCCAGTG ACTCTGATGGTGAAAGTTCTTCCGGATCTGAAAGTGGCCGGTCGCCAATGGAGTGA
- the LOC140880687 gene encoding transcription factor GTE4-like isoform X2, with translation MLSGGDEGSKDEEKLGERKVYSRKSFKGLKNNINTSNSTREPPKALAVVPDGLNSHKRLGNSSFDAGSDNFSSLNRDGLPGKGGVLRQEDKVWISLSMKSKSEALELRRKLEGERDMIRSLMRKIEANEGEKNVARAYGNSGGIKVTEGVGPARTSKPLKQLSVSVFENSKGGSESVEKEKRTPKANQMYRNSEFLLAKDKFPPPENNKKLKSSGKKGGTSETGHRSVSAKFPKQILKSCNALLERLMKHKHGWVFNTPVDAAGLGLHDYFEIIKKPMDLGTVKTRLNQSWYKSPVEFAEDVRLTFQNAMTYNPKEQDVYVMAQQLAQVFEEKWTLIEADCTRELKLAVDFDVGSPTTTSRKAPQQSKLAPDKKKTLDRSESTTYSAEPKRKLVNAAQSGKVTTPKKPKAKDLNKREMTYDEKQKLSINLQSLPSEKLENVVHIIRKRNPSVSQQDDEIEVDIDCVDTETLWELDRFITNYKKSLSKNKRLAESLNQSIAGPERNTQEKIPASVVTETPKERRKDSDGESSSGSESGRSPME, from the exons ATGTTGAGTGGGGGAGATGAAGGGTCTAAAGATGAAGAAAAGTTGGGTGAGCGTAAGGTTTACTCGAGAAAGTCGTTTAAAGggttgaaaaataatataaacacTAGTAATTCTACTAGAGAACCTCCAAAAGCTCTAGCTGTGGTTCCTGATGGGTTGAACTCGCACAAAAGATTAGGAAACTCTAGTTTCGATGCGGGATCAGATAATTTTTCGAGTTTGAATCGGGATGGGTTGCCTGGGAAGGGTGGGGTTTTGAGGCAGGAAGATAAGGTTTGGATTAGTCTGTCTATGAAGTCGAAATCTGAGGCACTTGAGCTGAGGAGAAAACTGGAGGGTGAAAGGGATATGATACGAAGTTTAATGAGGAAGATTGAGGCGAATGAGGGAGAAAAGAATGTGGCACGTGCCTATGGAAATAGTGGTGGAATTAAAGTAACTGAGGGCGTGGGACCAGCTCGCACGTCGAAGCCGTTGAAACAGTTGAGTGTGTCGGTATTTGAGAATAGCAAAGGGGGAAGCGAGAGTGTAGAGAAAGAGAAGAGGACGCCCAAGGCCAATCAAATGTATAGGAATTCAGAGTTCTTGCTCGCAAAGGATAAGTTTCCTCCACCGGAAAATAACAAGAAATTGAAGTCTAGTGGGAAGAAAGGAGGAACGAGTGAAACGGGGCACAGATCCGTGTCAGCTAAGTTTCCGAAGCAAATACTTAAAAGTTGTAATGCGCTGTTGGAAAGATTGATGAAGCACAAGCATGGTTGGGTGTTTAATACCCCGGTTGATGCTGCTGGCCTTGGTTTGCACGActattttgaaattataaaaaaaccCATGGACCTTGGTACTGTGAAAACCAGGCTGAATCAGAGTTGGTACAAGTCTCCTGTAGAATTTGCTGAGGATGTAAGACTCACATTTCAAAATGCGATGACATATAACCCAAAGGAACAAGATGTTTATGTGATGGCTCAACAGTTGGCCCAGGTGTTTGAGGAGAAATGGACTCTCATAGAGGCTGATTGCACGCGGGAATTAAAGCTTGCTGTGGATTTTGATGTAGGGTCTCCTACAACTACCTCGCGGAAGGCTCCTCAACAGTCAAAATTAGCACCCGATAAGAAAAAAACTCTAGATAGATCAGAATCTACGACCTACTCTGCTGAGCCTAAACGAAAACTTGTGAACGCCGCCCAATCTGGTAAGGTTACTACTCCAAAGAAACCTAAGGCAAAAGATCTGAATAAAAGGGAGATGACATATGATGAAAAGCAAAAACTTAGCATAAATCTGCAGAGTCTACCTTCTGAGAAGCTTGAGAATGTTGTTCACATTATAAGGAAGAGGAATCCCTCGGTTTCACAGCAAGACGATGAGATCGAGGTTGACATAGACTGTGTTGATACTGAAACACTTTGGGAGCTTGATAGGTTTATTACCAATTACAAGAAGAGTTTGAGCAAAAACAAGAGACTTGCTGAATCTTTAAACCAATCGATTGCTGGTCCTGAGCGAAACACCCAAGAAAAG ATTCCTGCTTCGGTTGTTACGGAAACACCAAAAGAAAGAAGGAAAG ACTCTGATGGTGAAAGTTCTTCCGGATCTGAAAGTGGCCGGTCGCCAATGGAGTGA